A genomic region of Paenibacillus sp. PL2-23 contains the following coding sequences:
- the recQ gene encoding DNA helicase RecQ, producing MEKARRLLKEIYGYDSFRKGQEAIIEGIVEGHDTLAILPTGGGKSICYQIPALLLPGTTLVISPLISLMKDQVDSLRRVGVSAAFLNSSLSAGEYREVLRGAMQGEYKLLYIAPERLDAPMFQSLSEQLHIPLIAIDEAHCVSQWGHDFRPSYRQLAGWIGRMPNRPLVAAFTATATEEVADDIEAMLKLNEPRRFVTGFARPNLSLAVVSGVDKKRFLQRFLKEREQQSGIVYAATRKEVEQVCGMLQQMGIEAGKYHGGLSDTERAETQEKFRFDHIRVMVATNAFGMGIDKPNVRFVLHWQMPGDLESYYQEAGRAGRDGEESDCVLLFEPADMQVQRFLIEQGAGDAERKSIGMSKLHMMMNYSRTQRCLQQFIVDYFGESDVAACGKCSSCLDKSEAVDRTQEAKMALSCVGRMKGRFGVTMVAKVLKGSRDKRLLEFGLDRLSTYGLMRNLPEKEIADWLYWLVAEGYMRLSEGQYPTVSLTANALPVLEGKTAISQRVRAAVRQSGSEAASHASPLFEALKLWRREAAAAEGVPPFMIFFDATLRDIANAKPVTVDELLSVKGIGTAKAQKYGETIAAIVSEHASQDDRGTGGGYSASVPKPAPPSSTKLGAEQSELPSHLQSLELFQQGMEPAEIASHRGVGQVTVEGHIIRAAGEGNEVDWDRIIPSGQEALILAAIEKVGAEKLRPIKDELPSEVSYFAIHGVMAKHGMQG from the coding sequence ATGGAGAAAGCTAGACGGCTGCTGAAGGAGATATACGGATACGATTCCTTCCGCAAAGGCCAGGAGGCTATTATCGAGGGCATCGTGGAAGGACATGATACGCTTGCTATTCTGCCCACTGGCGGCGGCAAGTCGATATGCTATCAAATTCCGGCGCTGCTGCTGCCGGGCACGACGCTGGTCATATCCCCGCTCATCTCGCTTATGAAGGATCAGGTGGACAGCCTGAGGCGTGTAGGCGTGTCCGCCGCCTTCCTGAACAGCTCGCTTAGCGCGGGAGAATATCGCGAGGTGCTTCGCGGGGCGATGCAAGGCGAATACAAGCTGCTGTATATAGCGCCTGAGCGGCTTGACGCCCCCATGTTCCAGTCGTTGTCAGAGCAGCTGCATATTCCGCTAATTGCGATAGACGAGGCTCACTGCGTATCGCAATGGGGACATGATTTCCGGCCGAGCTACCGCCAGCTGGCAGGCTGGATCGGCAGAATGCCGAACCGGCCGCTGGTGGCGGCCTTTACAGCGACAGCGACGGAGGAGGTGGCCGACGACATTGAGGCCATGCTGAAGCTGAACGAGCCGCGCCGCTTTGTGACGGGGTTTGCCCGTCCCAATCTTTCGTTAGCCGTTGTGAGCGGAGTGGACAAAAAGAGGTTCCTGCAGCGATTCCTGAAGGAGAGAGAGCAGCAGTCCGGTATCGTGTACGCGGCGACTCGCAAGGAGGTCGAGCAGGTATGCGGGATGCTGCAGCAGATGGGCATCGAGGCGGGCAAATATCATGGCGGCTTATCGGACACGGAGCGGGCGGAGACCCAGGAGAAATTCCGCTTCGACCATATCCGGGTCATGGTCGCCACCAATGCCTTCGGCATGGGGATCGATAAACCGAATGTTCGATTCGTCCTGCATTGGCAGATGCCCGGGGATCTGGAGTCGTATTACCAGGAGGCGGGCAGGGCTGGCCGCGATGGAGAGGAGAGCGACTGCGTGCTGCTCTTCGAGCCGGCTGATATGCAGGTGCAGCGGTTTCTGATTGAGCAAGGGGCCGGTGATGCTGAGCGCAAGTCCATTGGCATGTCCAAGCTGCATATGATGATGAACTACAGCCGGACCCAGCGATGCCTGCAGCAATTCATCGTCGATTATTTTGGCGAATCCGATGTGGCGGCCTGCGGCAAATGCAGCAGCTGTCTGGACAAAAGCGAAGCCGTGGACCGTACGCAGGAAGCCAAGATGGCCCTGTCGTGCGTAGGTCGCATGAAGGGCAGATTCGGCGTGACAATGGTTGCTAAGGTGCTTAAGGGCTCCAGAGACAAGCGCCTGCTTGAATTTGGGCTGGACCGGCTCTCTACCTACGGTCTGATGCGGAATTTGCCGGAAAAGGAAATTGCCGACTGGCTGTATTGGCTCGTGGCGGAAGGGTACATGCGCCTGAGCGAAGGTCAATATCCAACCGTATCGCTGACAGCTAACGCGCTGCCTGTCCTTGAAGGGAAGACGGCCATATCCCAGCGAGTAAGAGCCGCCGTCAGACAGTCGGGAAGCGAGGCGGCGTCTCATGCTTCTCCGCTGTTCGAAGCGCTGAAGCTATGGCGGAGAGAGGCTGCGGCGGCGGAAGGCGTGCCGCCGTTTATGATTTTTTTCGATGCGACGTTAAGAGATATTGCGAATGCGAAGCCGGTTACGGTGGACGAGCTCCTGTCCGTGAAGGGAATCGGAACCGCGAAGGCGCAGAAATACGGAGAGACCATTGCCGCTATTGTGTCGGAGCATGCGTCCCAGGATGACAGAGGCACTGGGGGCGGCTACTCCGCTTCTGTCCCCAAGCCAGCACCACCTTCCTCCACGAAGCTGGGCGCAGAGCAGTCGGAGCTGCCCAGCCACTTGCAGTCGCTGGAGCTCTTTCAACAAGGCATGGAGCCGGCGGAGATTGCCAGTCACAGAGGAGTTGGCCAGGTGACGGTCGAAGGGCATATTATCCGGGCCGCAGGAGAAGGCAACGAGGTGGATTGGGACCGAATCATTCCAAGCGGTCAAGAGGCGCTCATCCTTGCGGCCATTGAGAAGGTGGGCGCGGAGAAGCTTCGGCCCATTAAGGACGAGCTGCCCTCCGAGGTGTCTTATTTTGCCATTCATGGCGTTATGGCCAAGCATGGCATGCAGGGCTGA
- the mdh gene encoding malate dehydrogenase, with protein sequence MAITRKKITVVGAGFTGATTALMLAQKELGDIVLVDIAPLENPTKGKALDMLEATPVMGVDARITGTSSYEDTRASDVVIITAGVARKPGMSRDDLVNTNAGIVRSVCESIKATSPDAYVIILSNPVDAMTYVAFQALGFPKHRVIGQSGVLDTARYCTFIAQELNVSVEDVRGFVLGGHGDDMVPLVRYSNVAGIPVEKLIPADRIEAIVQRARVGGGEIVNLLGNGSAYYAPAASLVQMTEAVLKDKKRILPVIAYLEGEYGYEHLFMGVPAIIGGDGIEKVIELELTADEQAALDKSAQSVRNVIQVVTAGS encoded by the coding sequence ATGGCTATTACGCGTAAGAAGATTACGGTTGTTGGGGCGGGCTTTACCGGGGCGACTACGGCGCTGATGCTGGCTCAGAAGGAGCTTGGCGACATTGTGCTTGTCGATATTGCGCCGCTGGAGAATCCCACAAAAGGTAAAGCGCTTGATATGCTGGAGGCGACTCCAGTGATGGGCGTGGATGCCCGAATAACCGGCACATCGAGCTACGAGGACACCAGGGCTTCTGACGTTGTCATCATTACAGCCGGGGTTGCCAGAAAGCCGGGCATGAGCCGGGATGATCTGGTGAACACCAACGCGGGAATTGTTCGCTCCGTCTGCGAGAGCATCAAAGCAACCAGTCCGGACGCTTATGTCATCATTCTGAGCAATCCGGTAGACGCCATGACCTATGTCGCTTTCCAGGCGCTAGGCTTCCCGAAACATCGTGTCATCGGCCAATCCGGCGTATTGGATACGGCACGCTACTGCACCTTTATCGCGCAGGAGCTGAACGTATCGGTAGAGGATGTTCGAGGGTTTGTGCTGGGCGGCCATGGGGATGATATGGTGCCGCTCGTACGGTATTCCAATGTAGCGGGCATTCCGGTCGAGAAGCTGATTCCAGCTGACCGCATCGAAGCGATCGTGCAGCGCGCCAGAGTTGGCGGCGGCGAAATCGTCAACCTGTTGGGCAACGGCAGCGCTTATTACGCTCCGGCAGCTTCTCTGGTTCAGATGACCGAGGCGGTGCTGAAGGACAAGAAGAGAATACTGCCAGTCATCGCTTATTTGGAAGGCGAATACGGTTACGAGCATCTGTTTATGGGCGTCCCTGCCATTATCGGCGGAGACGGCATCGAGAAGGTAATCGAGCTGGAGCTGACAGCCGATGAGCAAGCGGCACTCGACAAGTCGGCACAGTCCGTGCGCAACGTTATCCAAGTCGTAACAGCTGGCAGCTAA